In the Streptomyces sp. cg36 genome, one interval contains:
- the gabT gene encoding 4-aminobutyrate--2-oxoglutarate transaminase translates to MSAIPQERRIVTAIPGPKSQELQARRLAAVAAGVGSTLPVFTARAGGGIIEDVDGNRLIDFGSGIAVTSVGASAEAVVRRASAQLADFTHTCFMVTPYEGYVEVAEALAELTPGDHAKKSALFNSGAEAVENAVKIARAYTKRQAVVVFDHGYHGRTNLTMALTAKNMPYKNGFGPFAPEVYRVPVAYGYRWPTGQENAGAEASAQAIDVINKQIGADNVAAIIIEPVLGEGGFIEPAKGFLPAIAQFAKDNGIVFVADEIQSGFCRTGQWFACEDEGIVPDLITTAKGIAGGLPLSAVTGRAEIMDAAHAGGLGGTYGGNPVACAGALGAIETMKELDLNGKAKRIEEVMKGRLAAMAEKFDIIGDIRGRGAMIAIELVQDRATKEPHAAAAAALAKACHAEGLLVLTCGTYGNVLRFLPPLVIGEDLLNEGLDIIEQAFSAL, encoded by the coding sequence ATGAGCGCGATTCCGCAGGAGCGCCGCATCGTCACCGCGATTCCCGGCCCGAAGTCGCAGGAGCTGCAGGCCCGCCGGCTCGCCGCGGTCGCCGCCGGCGTGGGCTCCACGCTGCCCGTCTTCACCGCGCGCGCGGGCGGCGGCATCATCGAGGACGTCGACGGCAACCGTCTGATCGACTTCGGCTCCGGCATCGCCGTGACCTCGGTCGGCGCCTCCGCCGAGGCCGTCGTGCGCCGCGCCTCCGCGCAGCTGGCGGACTTCACCCACACCTGCTTCATGGTCACCCCGTACGAGGGTTACGTCGAGGTCGCCGAGGCGCTGGCCGAGCTGACCCCGGGCGACCACGCCAAGAAGTCCGCGCTGTTCAACTCGGGCGCCGAGGCCGTCGAGAACGCCGTCAAGATCGCCCGTGCGTACACCAAGCGCCAGGCCGTCGTCGTCTTCGACCACGGCTACCACGGCCGCACCAACCTGACGATGGCGCTGACCGCCAAGAACATGCCGTACAAGAACGGCTTCGGCCCGTTCGCGCCCGAGGTCTACCGCGTCCCGGTCGCCTACGGCTACCGCTGGCCGACCGGTCAGGAGAACGCCGGCGCCGAGGCTTCGGCCCAGGCCATCGACGTGATCAACAAGCAGATCGGCGCCGACAACGTCGCCGCGATCATCATCGAGCCGGTGCTCGGCGAGGGCGGCTTCATCGAGCCCGCCAAGGGCTTCCTGCCCGCGATCGCGCAGTTCGCCAAGGACAACGGGATCGTCTTCGTCGCCGACGAGATCCAGTCCGGCTTCTGCCGCACCGGCCAGTGGTTCGCCTGTGAGGACGAGGGCATCGTCCCGGACCTGATCACCACCGCCAAGGGCATCGCGGGCGGTCTGCCGCTCTCCGCCGTGACGGGCCGCGCCGAGATCATGGACGCCGCGCACGCGGGCGGCCTGGGCGGCACCTACGGCGGCAACCCGGTGGCCTGCGCGGGTGCGCTCGGCGCGATCGAGACCATGAAGGAGCTCGACCTCAACGGCAAGGCCAAGCGCATCGAGGAGGTCATGAAGGGCCGCCTGGCCGCCATGGCCGAGAAGTTCGACATCATCGGCGACATCCGTGGCCGCGGCGCCATGATCGCCATCGAGCTGGTCCAGGACCGCGCCACCAAGGAGCCGCACGCGGCTGCCGCCGCGGCGCTCGCCAAGGCGTGCCACGCCGAGGGTCTGCTGGTCCTGACCTGCGGCACCTACGGCAACGTGCTGCGCTTCCTGCCGCCGCTGGTCATCGGTGAGGACCTGCTCAACGAGGGTCTCGACATCATCGAGCAGGCGTTCTCCGCGCTCTGA
- a CDS encoding phosphatase PAP2 family protein translates to MRETPRPQGTAGGSRAAHLQPRSGRALARTAGAFGSGTPHRSDGRPPHTPRGARSTGPGGHPGTSPPVPGWPAFLCAALAVLFALITWQVVADGPLRRLDERVDRHLAGRGPQGLAEVLADLGSMPVALPVLALALGYAVWRGARLDALITALTMAAVPALVVPLKMWTDRAGPLTSATGYYPSGHTATAMVAYGGAALLLARWTAPRRSWLMPAAAGVLTAATGIGLVLHGYHWPLDVLASGCLCGVLLVLSSTGMRRSSARTPRR, encoded by the coding sequence ATGAGAGAAACACCTCGCCCGCAGGGGACTGCGGGCGGCTCCAGGGCGGCGCATCTCCAGCCTCGTTCTGGGCGTGCCCTGGCGCGCACCGCTGGAGCCTTCGGCTCCGGAACTCCTCACCGATCGGACGGCCGTCCGCCCCACACCCCCCGGGGCGCACGGTCCACCGGTCCAGGCGGCCACCCCGGAACCTCCCCCCCTGTTCCGGGGTGGCCGGCTTTCCTCTGTGCCGCCCTCGCGGTCCTCTTCGCCCTCATCACCTGGCAGGTCGTCGCCGACGGGCCGCTGCGCCGCCTGGACGAGCGCGTCGACCGCCATCTCGCGGGCCGCGGCCCCCAGGGCCTGGCCGAGGTGCTGGCCGACCTGGGTTCCATGCCCGTCGCCCTGCCGGTGCTGGCGCTCGCGCTGGGGTACGCGGTGTGGCGCGGCGCCCGGCTCGACGCGCTGATCACGGCGCTCACCATGGCCGCGGTCCCGGCGCTAGTCGTCCCGCTGAAGATGTGGACCGACCGCGCGGGCCCGCTCACCTCCGCCACCGGCTACTACCCGTCCGGCCACACCGCCACCGCGATGGTGGCGTACGGCGGCGCGGCCCTGCTGCTCGCCCGGTGGACCGCCCCGCGCCGGAGCTGGTTGATGCCCGCCGCCGCGGGCGTCCTCACCGCGGCGACGGGCATCGGTCTGGTGCTGCACGGCTACCACTGGCCCCTGGACGTGCTGGCGAGCGGCTGCCTGTGCGGGGTGCTGCTGGTGCTCAGCTCCACGGGTATGCGTCGAAGTTCCGCGCGAACTCCCCGCCGTTGA
- a CDS encoding chitinase, with translation MDRTRRFSRPPGPLSPPPRLLAALIAGVVAAGGLVASAQTAHAADTELARNGGFEAGLDGWSCTAGSGTAVSSPVHGGAKALQATPAGGDNAQCAQSVTVQPNSTYTLSSWVRGSYVYLGASGTGTTDVSTWTQSAPSWQQLTTTFKTGASTTSVTIYTHGWYGTGAYYADDVSLLGPGGDPVQLPAVPTGLTAGSATSSSITLNWAASSGATGYRVYQGGTQVATTSGTSATVTGLAASTAYTFQVSATNTAGESAKSAAVTASTTSGGGNPGGGGLPAHALVGYLHASFANGSGYTRMADVPDSWDVIDLAFGEPTSVTSGDIRFTPCPVSECPGVESTADFKAAIKAKQAAGKKVLISIGGQNGQVQLTTTAARDTFVASVSKIIDEYGLDGLDVDFEGHSLSLNTGDTDFRNPTTPVVVNLISALKTLKAKYGAKFVLTMAPETFFVQMGYQYYGSGPWGGQDPRCGAYLPVIHALRDDLTLLHVQDYNSGSIMGLDNQYHSMGGADFHIAMTDMLLTGFPVAGDSSRMFPALRPDQVAIGLPASTNAGNGYTAPAEVTKALNCLTKNADCGSYRTHGSWPGLRGLMTWSVNWDRFNGGEFARNFDAYPWS, from the coding sequence GTGGACCGCACCAGACGCTTTTCCCGACCGCCCGGACCCCTCTCCCCACCCCCCAGACTCCTCGCCGCGCTCATAGCCGGCGTGGTCGCGGCGGGCGGGCTGGTCGCGTCCGCGCAGACCGCGCACGCCGCCGACACCGAACTCGCCCGCAACGGCGGCTTCGAGGCCGGCCTCGACGGCTGGAGCTGTACGGCGGGCAGCGGCACGGCGGTCTCCTCGCCCGTGCACGGCGGCGCCAAGGCGCTCCAGGCCACCCCGGCCGGCGGCGACAACGCCCAGTGCGCCCAGAGCGTCACGGTCCAGCCCAACTCCACGTACACCCTCAGCTCCTGGGTGCGCGGCAGCTACGTCTACCTCGGCGCGTCCGGCACCGGCACCACCGACGTCAGCACCTGGACCCAGTCCGCCCCGTCCTGGCAGCAGCTGACCACCACGTTCAAGACCGGCGCGAGCACCACCTCGGTGACCATCTACACCCACGGCTGGTACGGCACCGGCGCCTACTACGCCGACGACGTGAGCCTGCTCGGCCCCGGCGGCGACCCGGTGCAGCTCCCGGCCGTCCCCACCGGCCTGACCGCGGGCTCCGCCACCTCCTCCAGCATCACCCTGAACTGGGCCGCCTCCTCGGGCGCCACCGGCTACCGCGTCTACCAGGGCGGCACCCAGGTCGCCACCACCAGCGGGACCTCGGCCACGGTGACGGGGCTGGCCGCCTCCACCGCGTACACCTTCCAGGTCAGCGCCACCAACACGGCCGGGGAGTCCGCCAAGTCGGCCGCCGTCACCGCCTCCACCACCAGCGGCGGCGGCAACCCGGGCGGCGGCGGGCTGCCCGCCCACGCGCTGGTCGGCTATCTGCACGCCAGCTTCGCCAACGGCTCCGGCTACACGCGGATGGCCGACGTGCCCGACTCCTGGGACGTCATCGACCTGGCCTTCGGCGAGCCGACCTCGGTGACCTCCGGCGACATCCGCTTCACCCCGTGCCCGGTGAGCGAGTGCCCCGGGGTGGAGTCGACGGCCGACTTCAAGGCCGCCATCAAGGCCAAACAGGCCGCGGGCAAGAAGGTCCTGATCTCCATCGGCGGCCAGAACGGGCAGGTCCAGCTCACCACCACGGCGGCCCGCGACACCTTCGTCGCCTCCGTCTCGAAGATCATCGACGAGTACGGACTCGACGGCCTGGACGTCGACTTCGAGGGCCACTCGCTCTCGCTGAACACCGGCGACACGGACTTCCGCAACCCGACCACCCCGGTCGTGGTCAACCTGATCAGCGCGCTCAAGACGCTCAAGGCCAAGTACGGCGCGAAGTTCGTGCTGACGATGGCCCCGGAGACCTTCTTCGTCCAGATGGGGTACCAGTACTACGGCTCGGGCCCCTGGGGCGGCCAGGACCCGCGCTGCGGCGCCTACCTCCCGGTGATCCACGCCCTGCGCGACGACCTGACGCTGCTGCACGTCCAGGACTACAACTCCGGCTCCATCATGGGCCTGGACAACCAGTACCACTCGATGGGCGGCGCGGACTTCCACATCGCCATGACCGACATGCTGCTCACCGGCTTCCCGGTGGCGGGCGACAGCAGCCGGATGTTCCCGGCGCTCCGGCCCGACCAGGTCGCCATCGGCCTGCCGGCCTCCACCAACGCGGGCAACGGCTACACCGCGCCCGCCGAGGTCACCAAGGCGCTGAACTGCCTCACCAAGAACGCCGACTGCGGCTCGTACCGGACCCACGGGAGCTGGCCGGGGCTGCGCGGTCTGATGACCTGGTCCGTCAACTGGGACCGGTTCAACGGCGGGGAGTTCGCGCGGAACTTCGACGCATACCCGTGGAGCTGA
- a CDS encoding NAD(P)/FAD-dependent oxidoreductase, whose translation MAVTRAMRSAAAHSLTDAQPVPFWLEDPGRPGAHPALAGDERCDLLVVGGGYSGLWTALLAKERDPGRDVVLIEGKEAGWAASGRNGGFCAASLTHGLGNGLARWPDELPRLERLGTENLDAIEAAVARYGLDCDFERTGEIDVATEPHQLDELHEMYEEATALGLDGLDLLDQDAMRAEVDSPTFLGGLWDRRGVAMLHPAKLAWGLKRACLEVGVRIYEHTPGLDLVSAGPGMVVRTPYGRIRARRVALGTNVFPSLVRRVRAYTVPVYDYALMTEPLDAAQLASVGWKNRPGLGDSANQFHYFRITADNRILWGGYDAIYKYGGKVRAEYDDRPATYLKLAEHFFHCFPQLEGLRFSHAWGGAIDTCSRFSAFFGTAHGGKVAYAAGYTGLGVGASRFGADVMLDLLAGERTERTELEMVRKKPLPFPPEPVAWAGIGITKWALARADANGGRRNLWLKAMDRAGLGFDS comes from the coding sequence ATGGCCGTCACCCGAGCCATGCGCAGTGCGGCAGCCCATTCACTGACGGACGCCCAGCCCGTCCCCTTCTGGCTGGAGGACCCGGGCAGGCCCGGCGCCCACCCCGCGCTCGCGGGCGACGAGAGGTGCGATCTGCTCGTCGTCGGCGGCGGATACAGCGGACTGTGGACCGCGCTCCTGGCCAAGGAGCGCGATCCCGGCCGCGATGTGGTCCTCATCGAGGGCAAGGAGGCCGGCTGGGCTGCCTCGGGCCGCAACGGCGGCTTCTGCGCCGCCTCCCTCACCCACGGCCTGGGCAACGGTCTGGCCCGCTGGCCGGACGAGCTGCCCCGGCTTGAGCGGCTCGGCACGGAGAACCTCGACGCCATCGAGGCGGCCGTCGCCCGCTACGGGCTGGACTGCGACTTCGAGCGCACCGGCGAGATCGACGTGGCCACCGAGCCGCACCAGCTCGACGAGCTGCACGAGATGTACGAGGAGGCGACCGCGCTCGGCCTGGACGGCCTCGACCTGCTCGACCAGGACGCCATGCGGGCCGAGGTGGACTCCCCGACCTTCCTCGGCGGCCTCTGGGACCGGCGCGGAGTGGCGATGCTGCACCCCGCCAAGCTCGCCTGGGGCCTCAAGCGCGCCTGTCTGGAAGTCGGCGTACGGATCTACGAACACACCCCCGGCCTCGATCTGGTCTCGGCCGGTCCCGGCATGGTGGTGCGCACCCCGTACGGGCGGATCCGGGCCCGCCGGGTGGCGCTCGGCACCAATGTGTTCCCGTCCCTGGTCAGGCGGGTGCGCGCGTACACCGTCCCGGTGTACGACTACGCGCTGATGACCGAGCCGCTCGACGCCGCCCAGCTGGCCTCGGTGGGCTGGAAGAACCGGCCGGGCCTCGGCGACTCGGCCAACCAGTTCCACTACTTCCGGATCACCGCGGACAACCGCATCCTGTGGGGCGGCTACGACGCGATCTACAAGTACGGCGGGAAGGTGCGGGCCGAGTACGACGACCGCCCGGCCACCTACCTCAAGCTCGCCGAGCACTTCTTCCACTGCTTCCCACAGCTGGAAGGATTGCGTTTCAGCCATGCCTGGGGCGGGGCCATCGACACCTGCTCGCGGTTCTCGGCGTTCTTCGGCACGGCCCACGGCGGCAAGGTCGCCTACGCGGCCGGGTACACCGGTCTCGGCGTGGGGGCGTCCCGCTTCGGCGCGGACGTGATGCTCGACCTGCTGGCGGGGGAGCGCACCGAACGCACCGAGTTGGAGATGGTCCGCAAGAAGCCGCTGCCGTTCCCGCCGGAGCCGGTGGCCTGGGCGGGGATCGGCATCACCAAGTGGGCGCTGGCCCGCGCCGACGCCAACGGCGGGCGGCGCAATCTGTGGCTGAAGGCGATGGACCGGGCCGGTCTCGGTTTCGACAGCTGA
- a CDS encoding ABC transporter permease has protein sequence MRWLRRNVIVIAGLATLAYLILPNVVVMVFSFNKPNGRFNYSWQRFSTDAWKDPCGVADMCGSLSLSLQIAAWATVGATVLGTMIAFALVRYRFRARGAINSLIFLPMAMPEVVMAASLLTLFLNLGAQLGFWTILIAHIMFCLSFVVTAVKARVMSMDPRLEEAARDLYAGPVQTFVRVTLPIAAPGIVAGALLAFALSFDDFIITNFNAGSTVTFPMFVWGSAQRGTPVQINVIGTAMFAIAVVVVVAGQLIANRRSNSAKA, from the coding sequence ATGCGCTGGCTCCGACGCAACGTCATCGTGATCGCGGGGCTCGCGACCCTCGCGTACCTGATCCTGCCCAACGTCGTGGTGATGGTGTTCTCGTTCAACAAGCCGAACGGGCGCTTCAACTACTCCTGGCAGCGGTTCTCCACCGACGCCTGGAAGGACCCGTGCGGGGTCGCCGACATGTGCGGCTCGCTCTCGCTCTCGCTCCAGATCGCCGCCTGGGCGACGGTCGGCGCGACCGTCCTCGGCACGATGATCGCCTTCGCGCTGGTGCGCTACCGGTTCCGGGCGCGCGGCGCGATCAACTCGCTGATCTTCCTGCCGATGGCGATGCCCGAGGTCGTCATGGCCGCCTCGCTGCTGACCCTCTTCCTCAACCTGGGCGCGCAGCTGGGCTTCTGGACCATCCTCATCGCCCACATCATGTTCTGCCTCAGCTTCGTGGTGACGGCCGTCAAGGCGCGGGTGATGTCGATGGACCCGAGGCTCGAAGAGGCGGCGCGCGATCTGTACGCGGGACCGGTCCAGACGTTCGTGCGGGTCACCCTGCCGATCGCGGCCCCCGGAATCGTCGCGGGCGCGCTGCTCGCCTTCGCGCTCTCCTTCGACGACTTCATCATCACCAACTTCAACGCGGGCTCCACCGTGACGTTCCCCATGTTCGTCTGGGGATCCGCGCAGCGGGGCACGCCCGTTCAGATCAATGTCATCGGTACGGCGATGTTCGCCATCGCCGTGGTGGTGGTAGTGGCCGGCCAGCTCATCGCGAACCGGCGCAGCAACAGTGCAAAAGCCTGA
- a CDS encoding ABC transporter permease: MSALTEAPPAADLPVHKVPVRKRLVPYWLLLPGILWLVVFFALPMVYQASTSVQTGSLEKGFQVTWHFQTYWDAFKEYYPQFVRSLLYAGTATLLCLLLGYPLAYLIAFKAGRWRNVILVLVIAPFFTSFLIRTLAWKTILADGGPVVHALNSLHVLDVTSWLGWTEGNRVLATPMAVVCGLTYNFLPFMILPLYTSLERIDPRLHEAAGDLYATPATTFRKVTFPLSMPGVVSGTLLTFIPASGDYVNAELLGSTDQKMVGNVIQSQFLRVLDYPTAAALSFILMAIVLVMVTVYIRRAGTEDLV; the protein is encoded by the coding sequence GTGAGCGCCCTGACCGAGGCGCCCCCGGCCGCCGACCTCCCCGTGCACAAGGTGCCCGTGCGCAAGCGGCTGGTGCCCTACTGGCTGCTGCTGCCCGGCATCCTGTGGCTGGTCGTCTTCTTCGCGCTGCCGATGGTCTACCAGGCGTCGACCTCGGTGCAGACCGGCTCCCTGGAGAAGGGCTTCCAGGTCACCTGGCACTTCCAGACGTACTGGGACGCCTTCAAGGAGTACTACCCGCAGTTCGTGCGCTCGCTGCTGTACGCGGGCACCGCGACCCTGCTGTGCCTGCTGCTCGGCTATCCGCTGGCGTATCTGATCGCCTTCAAGGCGGGCCGCTGGCGCAATGTGATCCTGGTGCTGGTCATCGCGCCGTTCTTCACCAGCTTCCTGATCCGCACCCTCGCCTGGAAGACGATCCTGGCGGACGGCGGGCCGGTGGTGCACGCGCTCAACTCGCTGCACGTGCTCGACGTGACGAGCTGGCTGGGCTGGACCGAGGGCAACCGGGTGCTGGCCACGCCGATGGCCGTGGTCTGCGGCCTCACCTACAACTTCCTGCCGTTCATGATCCTGCCGCTCTACACCTCGCTGGAGCGGATCGACCCGCGGCTGCACGAGGCCGCCGGCGACCTGTACGCGACCCCCGCGACCACCTTCCGCAAGGTGACCTTCCCGCTCTCCATGCCGGGTGTCGTCTCGGGCACGCTGCTCACCTTCATCCCGGCCAGCGGTGACTACGTCAACGCCGAACTGCTCGGCTCCACCGACCAGAAGATGGTCGGCAACGTCATCCAGTCGCAGTTCCTGCGGGTCCTCGACTATCCGACGGCCGCCGCCCTCTCCTTCATCCTGATGGCGATCGTGCTGGTCATGGTCACCGTCTACATCCGCCGAGCCGGGACGGAGGACCTGGTCTGA